The genomic window GAGCAGTCGGGGCGACCTGGTGAACCATTCGGAGCGTTCGAGGCGCTCGCGGGCGAACTGTTCGTGACGCGCACGCTCGACGTGCCGGTCGCCGCGTTCGAGGGCGAGTAGTTCGTCGTGCCAGATCGCGGCGAACCGCTGGCGTGGGTTCGTCGTGGTGCCGATCTTCACGCGGTCGCCGTGGCGCAGGTAGTAGACGACGTCGATCCGCGGCCGGGCGAGGTCGTCGTCGGGCACGTCCCCGTGCCGCCACTCGCACGCGGCGCACAACCAGGCGGACGGGTAGCGGCGGCCGAGCCGCGAGCCGCACATGATGCACGGCGAGGGCAGGGCGTCGACCACGCCCCATCGGCGCTCCGCCCAGTCGGCGGCGAGGGCCAGGTGATCCTCGCAGAGCGCGACGGGCGCGTCGACCGATGCCGCGGCGTCACACCCGGGTTGTACGCATCCTCTGTGGGGCATCTCCCGAGTGTCCCCCACCCCGCCGACACCGGCTTCCGCTCACGGACGGAACGCGGGGCCCACGCGCTCCCGGCTGGGAGACGGTCGGGTGGCCTCCCAGCCGATGCGCACGTCACAGCGCGATCGCGCGACCCTCCTCGTGGGAGCGGATCGCCGCACGATAGATGTCGTGGGTGAGCGCCGCCTCCTCGGGGCGCGCCGCCCCGAACCGATCGCCGAGGGAGCCGTGCCGCTCGGCGAGGAACACGGCCCACATCTGGAGGATCGTGTCGGAGAACCCGGACTCGAAGTTCGGGCCGGTCACCGTCGGCCACACCGACTGGCTGCCCGCGTCGAGCTGCTGCCACACCTGCTCCCGACCGCCACCCGGGATGTCCCGCACCGCGAACACCTCGACGAGCTTCGGGTTCTTCGTGCTGAACCGGACCCCGCCGTCGAGACCGATCGCCTCGAACTCCCACGTGTTCTTCTGCCCGGGATCGATGCGCTTCGTCTCGGTCGTCAGTGGGAAACGGACGCCGTCGTGGGTCGCCCAGCTGTGCAGCACCGCGTTGTCCCAGGTGTCGCACGGCACGAGCGAACCGTCGGGGCCCGGACGCTCGGTGACGATGTTCTGCAGCACCCCGTACACGCTCTCGGGTGCCCAGCCGAGCCGCAGCGGCACGTGCCAGGTGTGCATCCCGAGGTCGTTCATCACGCCGGCCTCACCGCAGAACTGCGTCTGGCGCTTCCAGTTGATCTGCTTGCCCCGATCGATGTCGCTCGAGTGCAGGAAACTGTTGCGCGCCTCGACGATCGTGCCGAGCGCCCCGGACCGCACATAGTCGATCGCCAGCTGCGCTCCCGGGAAGAACGGCATCTCACTCGAACACCGGACGAAACTCTCCGGGTGCTCGGCCATCGCCGCGAGGACGGACTGCGCGGCCGCCGCGTCGATCCCGAAGGGCTTCTCCGCCAGCAGGCCCTTCCCGGCGCGGATGACGTCCGTGTAGATCTGCTCGTGCAGGTCGTGACGCACGGCCACGTAGACGACGTCGACTGACGGGTCGGCGAGCAGCTCGTGGTAGTCCGTGGTCTTCGTGACGACCGTGTCGATCTCGTCGAACCAGTCGAGCGCCGCCGGGTTGATGTCGCAGACGGCCGTCAGTCGCGGTCGCACCGGGTGGTCGATGAGCGCCGGCCAGCGCTGGATGGCGGCTGCGATCTCGCGCCCCATGAGTCCGCCGCCGATGATCGCGACGTCGACGCGCTCCGCCGTCGCCCGGTCGGCCGTCACCTGGTCGGCGCTCATGCGCGAGCCGCCTCGAGGATCGCGAGGCCGGCATCGGCGTCGGCGCCGTCGTGCAGCACCGCCATGAGTGCCGCGGTGATGGCCGCCGGGTGCTCGTGCTGGATGATGTTGCGGCCGTAGACGATGCCGCTGACCCCGGCGTCGAGGACGGCGACCGTGCGCTCCAGCAGGGTCCGATCGTCGACGCGACCGCCGCCACGGACGAGGACGGGGACGTCTCCGGCGACCTGCACGACGCGCGCGTACTCGGTGATGTCGCTACTCGGATCGGCCTTGATGAGGTCGGCGCCGAGTTCGACCGCCTGGCGCACGAGGGTGACGATCTTCTCGATGTCGCCGTCGACCTGGTACCCGCCGGCCGTCGTGTTGTCCTGCATGACGAGGGGTTCGATCATGAGCGGCATCCCGTACCGGGTCGCCTCGCGGCGCAGGGCCATGATCGAGCGGATGTTCGCCTCACGGACCTCGGGGTGCTCCGGGATCTGCATGAGGTTGACGCACACGGCGACGGCGTCCAGCCGGACGGCCTCCTCGATCGCGTGCGGCACGTGGTGGCTGTAGAGGATCGAGTCGAGGGGGTTGCCGTAGACGTTCGCGACGTCCGTCCGGAGGACGAGCGCCGGCTTGTCCTTACCGGGGACCTGCTGCAGGAGACGGGCCTGCCCGAGGGTCAGCTGGACGGCGTCCGGGCCCGCGGCGACGAGCGTGCGGACGACCTCGCCCATGTCCTCGATGCCGGTGATGAACGAACGCTCGCCGAAGAACCCGTGGTCGACGGCGACGTCGAGCGCGCGACCGGATCGGGCGTTGAAGAGACGATTGAGGCGGTACAGCGACATTGCGGCGGCTCCTGATCGTGACGGGGAGGGTTTCCGAATCGTCCCTCGGTGTGTCACAGTAGTGGCCTGAGACAACGTTGTCTAGCTTGCGTCGGGTCAGCCCGGGGCGAAGAACGGAGGGTCCATGGGCGAGATCGTCGTCGCCGGTCACATCTGCGTCGACCTGTCGCCGGGGCTGAGCGCGAGCGCACGCATCGATCCGGGCGCCCTCATCGACACCGGCCCGCTCCGCATCTCCCTCGGTGGCTGCGTCGCGAACACCGGTCTCGCCCTCGCCGATCTCGGGAGTACGGTCCGCCTGCACGCGACCGTCGGCGACGACGAGCTCGGCGCGATCGTCGCCTCACGCATTGCGGCGCACGACCGGCTCCACCCGGCGCTCGAGGTCACCGACCGGGCCGCGACCTCCTACAGCGTCGTCGTCGAGCCCGCCGGCCTCGACCGGACCTTCTGGCACCACACGGGCGCGAACGAGGTGTTCACCGGCGAGCACCTGGCCGTCGGCGACGCGGACCTGGTCCACCTCGGCTATCCCCCGCTGCTCCCCGGGGTCGTCGCCGACGACGCGGCGCCCCTCGCGACGCTGCTCGAACGGATCCACCGACACGGCGCCACCACGTCCATGGACCTCGCCGTCGTCGACCCCACGAGCGCCGTCGGCCATCTGGACTGGGAGGCGATCCTCCGGCGCACCCTGCCGCTGACCGACGTCGTGAGTCCGAGCGTCGACGACCTGCGTTCGGCGCTCGGCACGCTCCGCCTCCCGGCCGGGACCAGCGCATCACCGCTGGCCCTAGCGGCGGCGTTCGCGGACCTCCTGCTCGCCTGGGGCGCCGGCGTCGTGGCGATCTCGGCCGGCGAGGACGGTCTGCTCCTCCGGGCCGCCGGCGTCGACCGCCTGCGACTGAGCGGACGGATGCTCGCACCGCTCGCCGAGGCCTGGGCCGACGTCGACCTCGTCGCGCCGCCCGTCGCCGCACCCGCGTTCGTGTCGACCAACGGCGCCGGGGACGCGTCGACCGCCGGCCTGCTGTTCGCGATGTCACGCGGTGCAGCACCGGCGGAAGCGGCCGAGCTCGCGGGCGCGAGTGCCGCTGCGACGATCGCGGGACGCCGGCCGACGGCGGCTGAGATCACCCGACTGCGCCCCGGACTCAACGGCCTCTTCGCTGCCGCGGGCGCGGGCGAGCCGGTCGTGTGACCCCCCATACGCCAGGATGGTGAGCATGCGCAGCTCCCGACCCCCGACCATGAACGACGTCGCCGCGGCGGCCGGGGTCGGGCTGAAGACGGTGTCACGGTATGTGAACGGCGCGACGAACATCAACCAGGAGCTGTCGGAACGGATCGGCGCGGCGATCGAGGCCCTCGGCTACCGGCACAACCTGGCGGCCGCGAGCATCCGGCCCGGACGGTCGAGCAAGGTCATCGGGCTCATCATCAGCGACCTGGCGAACCCCTACTACTCGGTGCTGGCACGCTCGGTGGAGCGCGTGTGCACGGAACACGGCTACCTGCTGATGTCGGCGAGCTCCGAGGAGGACGCCGACCGGCACCGCCTCCTCGTCGACCGGCTCGTCGCGCAGCGCGTGGACGGCCTCGTCGTCGTGCCGCCACGCCAAGCGACGACGGCCTGGGCCACGAGCACGATCGTGCACGTCCCGATGGTGCTCGTCGACCGACCGACCGGGCCACTCGAGTCGGTCGAGGCGCACACGGTGCTCGCCGACAACGCGGGCGGAGCGACCCGGGCGACCGCGGCCATGCTCGCCGCGGGCGCACGACGGGTCGCGTTCCTCGGCGACTCACTCGAGTTGTACACGATGCGCGAGCGACTGGCCGGCTACCACCGGGCGCTCGCCAAGGCCGACCTCGGCGGCGCGGCGGGGACGGGCCCGATCGAGCCGATCGTCTCCGACGGCGCCCACTCCGTCGAGGACGCTGCGGCGGTCGTGACGGGGTTCCTGGCGACGGGCGAGGTGGACGCCGTGTTCGCCGCGAACAACCGGGCCGCGATCGGGGCGGTACAGGCGTTCGCGACGGCCGGGCGACGGCTTCCGCTCGTCGGGTTCGACGACTTCGAGGCGGCACCGCTCGTGTCGCCACCGGTGTCCGTGGTGGCGCAGGACGTGGCGCTCATGGGCCGCGTGGCGGCGGAGACCCTCCTGGCACTGATCGCCGGCGAGGCGGGCCCGCCCGTGACCCACACACTGGACGTGCGTCTGGAGCTGCGCGGGTCCGAGCGCTGACGCACTTCGACAGGCTCAGAGACCGGAAGGGGTGCTCAGGGACCGGAAGGGTACGTGAGGCCGTGGCCGAAGCGGAAGAGCGGGTCCTCGGTGTCGTAGGGGACGTCGGACCGACTCGCCTCGACGGCCGCCATCGAGCGCGGCAGGTCGAACGGCAGCCGGCCCTCCGGCAGCGCCTGACCGAAGACGACGTCGAGGAACGCCGCGTCACTGCCGCCGAAGCTCGCGACGAGCGCCGCGACCGCGTCCACCACCCCGGTGAGGATCGCCGGTCGGTCGAGGTGCATGTCGAGCACGGTCGGCACCGCGAGCGCGAGCGCCCGCAACCGCTCGACCTCGTCGGCCGGGATGTCGAGCGAGCCGGCGTGGAACATGGCCTCGAAGCCGCCGGGCCGCGGTTCGTACGGCGTCTGCATGCGCACGAGGGCGACGTCCGCCGAAGCCGGATCCGCGACGACCTCGCCGTACGCGGCGGCGACCTCGGGATCGACGCCCTCCACATACAACCGCGGACGCGGCGAGCGCACCGGCAGCGTCTCCTCCACGTTCGTCAGGACGGTGAACGCGTGGCGCTGTGCGGCCTCGCCGGCGGCGACGAAGTCCGCGCGCCCGACGATGCCGCTCGCGGCGCCCGCGTCGACGTACGGCTGCTCGAAGAGCCCGAGCACGAACTTCTCGCGCAGCAGTCGACGCACCGAGGCGTCGATGCGATCCTCGGTGATGCGCCCCTGTTCGACGAGTTCGACGACGAGCTCGGGTCGGGCCTCGCCACCGAACTGGTCGCAACCGGCCTGCAGGATGCGCTCGACCCGGGACAGCTCGTCCAGGTGCTCCAGGCCCCAGGCCCGCGCGGGCATGTCCTGCCCCATGATCGACGTGTCGGTGACGAGTCCCCAGTCGGTGCAGACGATGCCTGCGAACCCGAGCTCCTCGCGGAGGAGCCCGGTGATGATCCCGTGGTTGAAGGCGAACGCGACCTCCTCGTGCTCGGTCCCGACGGGCATCCCGTAATACGGCATCATCTGCGCGGCACCGGCGGCGATCGCGGCGCGGAACGGGATGAGGTGGTAGTCGAAGTTGTCGCCGGGGTACACCTGTTCGCGCCCGTAGGCGAAGTGCGGGTCCTCCCCGTCGAGCTGTGGCCCACCGCCGGGGAAGTGCTTCGTCATCGTGGAGACCGACTGCGGCCCGAGTTCGGCGCCCTGGAAGCCTCGGATGTAGCCCGCGACGAGTTCGGCACTGAGCTCGGCGTCCTCACCGAAGGTGCCGCCGATGCGCGACCAGCGCGGTTCGGTCGCGAGGTCGACCTGCGGGTGGAGCGCCAGCCGGATCCCGACGGCGAGATACTCCTGCCTCACGGTGTCGGCGAACGCCTCGACGAGGTCGGCCGATCCGATCGCCGCGAGGCCGAGCGTCTCGGGCCACTGCGAGAACGCGCCGGCACGGGCCGCCGTCCCCACGTTGTCGGTGAAGTGGTTGCGCGGGTCGGTCGACAGCGTGACGGGGATGCCGAGTCGCGTGCGCGAGGCGCGCTCCTGCAGGGCGTTGGTCCACTCGGCGAGGGCCGTCGTGTCGGGCGCGGTGCCGAGGACGTTGAAGTGGGACATGAGCTGCTCGCCGATCATGTGCTCGCCGCTCGCGAGTCCCATGTGCGGGTTCGCCTCGTCGATGGGGCCCGGGGCGATCATCGTCTGGAAGAGCATGCCGGCCTTCTCGGCGACGGTCATCCGTCCGAGGAGGTCCTCCACCCGGTCCTCCACCGGCAGGCTCGCGTCGCGGTAGGGCAGCGCCGGTTCATGCTCGCTCATGGGTGGTCCGTTTCTCGTCGGTGAGTGGGGCGGCGTCGGGATCACCCGGGCTCAGGCGAGCCGGAAGCGAAAACCGAACTCCATTCGGGAACGGAGTGTGACTCCAGTATGCCCGCTGACGAGGATCACGCAAGACTCAGCCGGCGTGGTTCCCCACGGCGCGCAGCCCGTCGGCCAGCCAGTCCAGCGACGGGGAGACGCCGGGTGCGACCGGATGGCGATTGAGGTGGCCATGGAGGACGCCCGGCTCGAGCCGACTACGGACGGGTGCACCGGCCGCCTCCGACGCCGCGACGAGCAGCTCCCCCGACGGCCGGAGGTCGTCGAACTCCGAGAGCA from Plantibacter flavus includes these protein-coding regions:
- a CDS encoding ATPase; this translates as MPHRGCVQPGCDAAASVDAPVALCEDHLALAADWAERRWGVVDALPSPCIMCGSRLGRRYPSAWLCAACEWRHGDVPDDDLARPRIDVVYYLRHGDRVKIGTTTNPRQRFAAIWHDELLALERGDRHVERARHEQFARERLERSEWFTRSPRLLAHIASVARDVDPWDLYSRWLSEAAALRGR
- a CDS encoding Gfo/Idh/MocA family protein; amino-acid sequence: MSADQVTADRATAERVDVAIIGGGLMGREIAAAIQRWPALIDHPVRPRLTAVCDINPAALDWFDEIDTVVTKTTDYHELLADPSVDVVYVAVRHDLHEQIYTDVIRAGKGLLAEKPFGIDAAAAQSVLAAMAEHPESFVRCSSEMPFFPGAQLAIDYVRSGALGTIVEARNSFLHSSDIDRGKQINWKRQTQFCGEAGVMNDLGMHTWHVPLRLGWAPESVYGVLQNIVTERPGPDGSLVPCDTWDNAVLHSWATHDGVRFPLTTETKRIDPGQKNTWEFEAIGLDGGVRFSTKNPKLVEVFAVRDIPGGGREQVWQQLDAGSQSVWPTVTGPNFESGFSDTILQMWAVFLAERHGSLGDRFGAARPEEAALTHDIYRAAIRSHEEGRAIAL
- a CDS encoding class I fructose-bisphosphate aldolase — translated: MSLYRLNRLFNARSGRALDVAVDHGFFGERSFITGIEDMGEVVRTLVAAGPDAVQLTLGQARLLQQVPGKDKPALVLRTDVANVYGNPLDSILYSHHVPHAIEEAVRLDAVAVCVNLMQIPEHPEVREANIRSIMALRREATRYGMPLMIEPLVMQDNTTAGGYQVDGDIEKIVTLVRQAVELGADLIKADPSSDITEYARVVQVAGDVPVLVRGGGRVDDRTLLERTVAVLDAGVSGIVYGRNIIQHEHPAAITAALMAVLHDGADADAGLAILEAARA
- a CDS encoding carbohydrate kinase family protein, whose translation is MGEIVVAGHICVDLSPGLSASARIDPGALIDTGPLRISLGGCVANTGLALADLGSTVRLHATVGDDELGAIVASRIAAHDRLHPALEVTDRAATSYSVVVEPAGLDRTFWHHTGANEVFTGEHLAVGDADLVHLGYPPLLPGVVADDAAPLATLLERIHRHGATTSMDLAVVDPTSAVGHLDWEAILRRTLPLTDVVSPSVDDLRSALGTLRLPAGTSASPLALAAAFADLLLAWGAGVVAISAGEDGLLLRAAGVDRLRLSGRMLAPLAEAWADVDLVAPPVAAPAFVSTNGAGDASTAGLLFAMSRGAAPAEAAELAGASAAATIAGRRPTAAEITRLRPGLNGLFAAAGAGEPVV
- a CDS encoding LacI family DNA-binding transcriptional regulator translates to MRSSRPPTMNDVAAAAGVGLKTVSRYVNGATNINQELSERIGAAIEALGYRHNLAAASIRPGRSSKVIGLIISDLANPYYSVLARSVERVCTEHGYLLMSASSEEDADRHRLLVDRLVAQRVDGLVVVPPRQATTAWATSTIVHVPMVLVDRPTGPLESVEAHTVLADNAGGATRATAAMLAAGARRVAFLGDSLELYTMRERLAGYHRALAKADLGGAAGTGPIEPIVSDGAHSVEDAAAVVTGFLATGEVDAVFAANNRAAIGAVQAFATAGRRLPLVGFDDFEAAPLVSPPVSVVAQDVALMGRVAAETLLALIAGEAGPPVTHTLDVRLELRGSER
- a CDS encoding glycoside hydrolase family 3 protein, with the protein product MSEHEPALPYRDASLPVEDRVEDLLGRMTVAEKAGMLFQTMIAPGPIDEANPHMGLASGEHMIGEQLMSHFNVLGTAPDTTALAEWTNALQERASRTRLGIPVTLSTDPRNHFTDNVGTAARAGAFSQWPETLGLAAIGSADLVEAFADTVRQEYLAVGIRLALHPQVDLATEPRWSRIGGTFGEDAELSAELVAGYIRGFQGAELGPQSVSTMTKHFPGGGPQLDGEDPHFAYGREQVYPGDNFDYHLIPFRAAIAAGAAQMMPYYGMPVGTEHEEVAFAFNHGIITGLLREELGFAGIVCTDWGLVTDTSIMGQDMPARAWGLEHLDELSRVERILQAGCDQFGGEARPELVVELVEQGRITEDRIDASVRRLLREKFVLGLFEQPYVDAGAASGIVGRADFVAAGEAAQRHAFTVLTNVEETLPVRSPRPRLYVEGVDPEVAAAYGEVVADPASADVALVRMQTPYEPRPGGFEAMFHAGSLDIPADEVERLRALALAVPTVLDMHLDRPAILTGVVDAVAALVASFGGSDAAFLDVVFGQALPEGRLPFDLPRSMAAVEASRSDVPYDTEDPLFRFGHGLTYPSGP